A single region of the Vanessa tameamea isolate UH-Manoa-2023 chromosome 18, ilVanTame1 primary haplotype, whole genome shotgun sequence genome encodes:
- the LOC113398515 gene encoding phospholipid phosphatase 2-like isoform X2, which yields MQARQSLLWHLLIDLPILLLVAAVCILLEVGALPSRRSGFRCNDPDLSFPHTGDTISISLIAVITVIVPYLILWGIETILHRDDEYTIKKNKLLASARTAAFIYRDYIYGAVVNLMVLEVVKCVVGSPRPTFFDLCEPDKARTCNGSEYVSSYTCTSARYSRYLQIDSIRSFPSGHTSLSVYCGLFLAWYLQRRAFSWHNRTVLLVPLVQILCIIYAVVCPLTRITDHRHHWWDVLAGAIVGMFSVVYTVLVLCKNFSQPAVVSTSDISSSDGNNHQSVRRLLSSQPRVVVP from the exons TGGCAGCAGTGTGCATCCTATTAGAAGTAGGAGCGTTACCAAGCAGACGAAGCGGGTTCCGATGCAATGATCCGGACCTCTCTTTCCCACACACAGGAGACACTATATCTATCTCTCTCATCGCAGTTATCACTGTCATCGTCCCGTATCTAATT TTGTGGGGTATTGAAACGATCCTGCACAGAGACGATGAGTATACTATCAAGAAAAACAAACTACTGGCAAGTGCTCGTACCGCGGCTTTCATATACCGGGACTATATTTACGGAGCAGTGGTCAATTTAATGGTACTCGAGGTGGTCAAATGTGTGGTAGGCTCGCCACGACCCACATTCTTCGATTTATGCGAGCCGGATAAAGCTAGAACGTGTAATGG GTCAGAGTATGTTAGCAGTTACACCTGCACGTCTGCGAGATACTCCCGGTACCTACAAATTGACTCCATCAGAAGCTTCCCTTCTGGACATACGTCCTTGTCCGTATACTGTGGATTATTCTTagcg tggtATCTCCAAAGACGAGCATTCAGCTGGCACAATCGAACAGTCCTGTTGGTACCACTCGTCCAGATCCTCTGTATCATATATGCGGTGGTGTGTCCACTCACAAGAATCACTGATCACCGACATCACTGGTGGGACGTGCTAGCTGGTGCAATTGTGGGAATGTTCAGTGTCGTATAcacg GTCCTAGTTCTTTGCAAGAACTTCTCCCAGCCAGCTGTTGTCAGCACGAGTGATATATCCAGCAGTGATGGTAACAACCACCAGTCAGTACGAAGATTGCTCTCCAGTCAGCCAAGGGTTGTGGTCCCTTAG